The following proteins are co-located in the Methanobacterium sp. genome:
- a CDS encoding MFS transporter, which yields MGYLICNKCKSYYKLQYGESAKDFAHKCNCSGKLRYVENLDIIDPQWKQISLRKKPAKKEILKNKIFSFPMNIKNRLHQFYYKNIGRHIYNARNQHRIHRSPPGMQAGFINSILNELNFHNIWWILVVPSTIAITLILTFTSGIFTLLPFLILVIIGYLSENMIIGTKNAIITGAVSFFLGSLFTGSFLYIIPYLILGIINGAVCGLIGGYIKTRRLTY from the coding sequence ATGGGCTATTTAATCTGCAATAAATGCAAGAGCTATTATAAATTACAATATGGTGAGTCTGCAAAAGATTTTGCCCATAAATGCAATTGTAGTGGTAAATTAAGATATGTTGAAAATTTAGATATCATAGATCCCCAATGGAAACAAATTTCACTTAGAAAAAAACCTGCAAAAAAAGAAATTCTCAAAAACAAGATATTTTCATTTCCAATGAATATAAAAAACAGATTACATCAATTTTATTATAAAAACATTGGAAGACATATCTACAATGCTCGAAATCAACACAGGATACATAGAAGTCCTCCGGGCATGCAGGCAGGTTTTATAAACTCCATATTAAATGAGCTTAATTTCCATAATATCTGGTGGATTTTAGTAGTACCATCAACAATAGCAATAACTCTAATATTAACCTTTACAAGCGGTATATTTACACTCCTACCATTTCTAATATTGGTGATTATTGGTTACTTATCTGAAAACATGATAATTGGAACTAAAAATGCAATAATCACCGGTGCGGTATCCTTCTTTTTAGGAAGTCTTTTTACAGGCTCGTTCCTTTACATAATACCATATTTGATATTAGGAATCATTAATGGAGCGGTATGTGGACTTATAGGCGGATACATTAAAACAAGAAGATTGACTTATTAA
- a CDS encoding PsbP-related protein — protein sequence MRKYAILVISILAIVIFASGCTSETQNKTYNLSGIYFNYPGAWNELSSDQINLTSGSATAIVAVSDDSGQTGVLIQSTPSSSQSLTDFVNLNKASIKKMGYTILSENTTTVNGVKAHQIIFNGNDTKQVMTLFKKNNKVYYIVFNSPPGDFDSQQTNYDMILDSFKVQ from the coding sequence ATGAGAAAATATGCGATTTTAGTAATATCTATTTTGGCCATTGTGATTTTTGCATCCGGTTGTACATCTGAAACTCAAAACAAGACGTATAATTTAAGTGGTATTTATTTTAATTATCCTGGTGCCTGGAATGAATTATCATCTGATCAAATTAATCTCACAAGTGGTTCTGCTACTGCAATTGTAGCTGTTAGTGATGATAGTGGACAGACAGGTGTTTTGATACAAAGTACTCCTTCTTCGTCTCAATCATTGACTGATTTTGTAAATTTAAACAAAGCAAGTATTAAAAAAATGGGTTATACTATTTTATCCGAGAATACAACAACGGTAAACGGTGTAAAGGCTCATCAAATAATTTTCAATGGAAATGATACTAAACAGGTCATGACTCTTTTTAAGAAAAATAATAAGGTTTATTACATTGTTTTCAATTCACCACCCGGAGATTTTGATAGCCAGCAAACCAATTATGATATGATACTGGACAGTTTTAAAGTACAGTAA
- a CDS encoding class I SAM-dependent methyltransferase yields the protein MDKITLTEEKETLLIPLFGKAKESRKKHPILVDKKAVEIVNQIDYNFKSLKIPEKTNTMMCLRAKLIDNFVKDFLSNNDENAALHLGCGLDSRYNRIKNNNVDWYDVDFKDVIDIRRHFYKESHNYHLIASSVTEHEWLEKIPAGKKHYIIIAEGLLMYLKENEIKTLLTDIKNRIGSYTLIFDAFNTYTAKKVKNQPSIKKTGAVIHWGIDDPKELTSWGAGIQFIEEQYFTSNDEVKNLDSLTRTMYKLANLFSMAKKAHRLLIYRIN from the coding sequence ATGGATAAAATCACTTTAACCGAAGAAAAAGAAACTTTACTTATCCCACTATTTGGGAAAGCAAAGGAAAGCAGGAAAAAACATCCTATACTTGTTGACAAAAAAGCAGTTGAAATTGTAAATCAAATAGATTATAATTTCAAATCACTCAAAATTCCTGAAAAGACAAACACGATGATGTGTTTAAGGGCAAAACTCATTGATAACTTCGTTAAAGATTTTCTCTCAAATAATGATGAAAACGCCGCTCTGCATCTAGGTTGTGGACTTGACAGCAGGTACAACAGAATCAAAAATAACAATGTTGACTGGTACGATGTTGATTTTAAAGATGTTATTGATATCCGCAGGCATTTTTACAAAGAATCCCATAATTACCATTTAATTGCTTCTTCTGTTACTGAACATGAATGGTTAGAAAAAATACCTGCAGGTAAAAAACATTATATAATTATAGCTGAAGGCCTGTTGATGTACCTTAAAGAAAACGAAATTAAGACACTGCTTACTGACATTAAAAACAGAATTGGCAGTTATACCTTAATTTTTGACGCATTTAACACTTATACAGCAAAAAAAGTAAAAAATCAGCCGTCAATAAAAAAAACCGGCGCAGTAATTCATTGGGGCATTGATGATCCCAAAGAACTTACCAGTTGGGGAGCAGGGATCCAGTTCATTGAAGAACAGTATTTCACATCAAATGATGAAGTCAAAAATTTAGATAGTCTAACAAGGACCATGTATAAACTGGCAAATTTATTTTCAATGGCTAAAAAAGCACATAGATTGTTAATTTATAGAATTAACTAA
- a CDS encoding tripartite tricarboxylate transporter permease: MFDLILACIIGILCGVVTGLIPGIHVNTVGAFIFASSSFLLASYSPEVLCVFLISMAISHALLEFIPSMFLGVPEEGTVLSVLPGHQLLLEGRGKEAVRLAAVGGFGAILITVILLPIFIMVLPAVYGQIKPYIWILLVIITIFMFIRLNNNLKSFLWSAGLFLFSGIMGYILLNSPVSSNVSLLCIFTGLFGVSTLIYSLQQRSFVPTQNRFHHFKINSDILRGIFAGGVAGSILGFLPGFGPAQGSLIAQELIGGGDFENNNESFITALSGVNTSDTLFSLVMIFLIGNPRSGIAVYVNNILQNFDFNHLLFFVFTALTAVSISVFLCLKLGDIVSELIEKINYRKLSCFVITFMSLLVVGFALWYRANLFFMLLVYVTAVAIGLLPHYLGVNKSNLMGVLIVPAIVVYFNLGF, translated from the coding sequence ATGTTTGATTTGATACTTGCATGTATAATAGGGATATTGTGTGGCGTTGTAACTGGTTTAATTCCGGGAATTCATGTTAACACGGTTGGAGCGTTTATTTTTGCTTCATCTTCCTTTCTTTTGGCCTCTTATTCTCCTGAAGTTTTATGTGTATTTTTAATTTCCATGGCTATTTCCCACGCCCTTTTAGAATTTATACCTTCCATGTTTCTTGGAGTTCCAGAGGAAGGGACAGTTTTATCAGTTTTACCAGGACATCAGCTCCTGCTTGAAGGTAGAGGTAAAGAAGCAGTGAGGTTAGCAGCAGTAGGTGGTTTTGGGGCAATTTTAATTACAGTTATCCTTTTACCAATTTTCATAATGGTTTTACCTGCAGTTTATGGGCAGATTAAGCCTTATATATGGATTTTACTTGTAATAATTACTATATTCATGTTTATAAGATTGAACAACAACTTAAAGTCATTCCTGTGGTCAGCTGGTTTATTTTTATTTTCTGGAATTATGGGTTATATCCTGCTGAATTCACCTGTATCGTCTAATGTTTCACTGCTTTGTATTTTTACTGGACTTTTCGGTGTAAGCACATTAATTTATAGTTTGCAACAGCGTTCATTTGTCCCAACACAAAACAGGTTCCATCATTTTAAAATTAACAGTGATATACTCAGGGGAATTTTTGCAGGTGGAGTTGCAGGGAGCATTCTTGGGTTTTTACCGGGATTTGGGCCTGCACAGGGAAGCCTGATTGCACAGGAATTAATCGGCGGCGGGGATTTTGAAAACAATAATGAAAGTTTTATCACGGCATTAAGCGGTGTTAACACATCTGATACGTTATTTTCACTTGTGATGATATTTTTAATTGGAAATCCGAGAAGTGGAATTGCCGTTTATGTGAACAATATCCTGCAGAACTTTGATTTTAACCACCTGCTATTTTTTGTATTTACCGCATTAACAGCGGTCTCAATTTCGGTATTTTTATGTTTGAAATTAGGAGATATTGTAAGCGAGTTAATAGAAAAGATAAATTATAGGAAACTTTCATGCTTTGTGATAACTTTTATGAGCCTGCTTGTAGTTGGATTTGCTCTCTGGTACCGTGCAAATCTTTTTTTCATGCTGCTTGTGTATGTAACGGCGGTTGCAATTGGTTTGCTTCCCCATTACCTTGGGGTGAATAAGTCGAACTTGATGGGAGTTTTGATCGTGCCGGCGATTGTGGTTTACTTTAATTTGGGATTTTAA
- a CDS encoding response regulator, translated as MTDNLDSKSISSLSVLLVEDNIADARLIEEFLKEISINAVLHIVRDGKEAMEFLYLNCKYNGECESTFVILDLNLPKMSGREVLKEIKNDDELKRIPVVILTTSTAEEDINECYNNHANCYITKPLDFDEFANTMNSIKSFWFNMAELPKI; from the coding sequence ATGACGGATAATTTGGACTCTAAATCTATTAGTTCACTCTCTGTTTTATTAGTTGAGGATAATATTGCAGACGCCCGATTAATAGAAGAATTTTTAAAGGAAATTAGTATAAATGCAGTTTTGCATATTGTACGTGATGGAAAAGAGGCCATGGAATTTCTGTATTTAAACTGTAAATATAATGGGGAGTGTGAATCTACATTTGTAATTTTAGACCTAAATTTACCGAAAATGAGCGGCCGTGAGGTTTTAAAAGAAATTAAAAATGATGATGAACTAAAGAGAATACCTGTGGTAATTCTTACAACTTCAACGGCAGAAGAAGACATAAATGAGTGTTATAACAATCATGCAAACTGTTACATCACTAAACCTCTTGATTTTGATGAATTTGCAAATACAATGAATTCAATTAAAAGTTTCTGGTTTAACATGGCAGAACTACCAAAGATTTAG
- a CDS encoding zinc finger domain-containing protein, translating to MAKAECVSCKQEISPVETCVKFKCPECDEVLYRCQKCRTFGHLYTCKCGFTGP from the coding sequence ATGGCAAAAGCAGAATGTGTATCTTGTAAACAAGAAATATCCCCTGTAGAAACATGTGTAAAATTCAAATGTCCAGAATGTGACGAAGTACTCTACAGATGTCAGAAGTGCCGAACATTTGGGCACCTTTATACCTGCAAATGTGGATTTACAGGTCCTTAA
- a CDS encoding isoprenylcysteine carboxylmethyltransferase family protein — protein sequence MDTEKNYEDFTVDDGKKEIITQTISLCIWFAFILFLSGNWFWIGGWIFALWFIGLTLARNIYLRSKDPELLKERSMKPGTGNQKGWDRYLMYIIGAIFITWFLIMPLDAQRFAWTTNFPVWLQVVGGILLLISFFFSYRAYTDNTFLSPLVRIQTERKQKVVSTGVYGFVRHPLYLGDVLFFIGTPLLLGSKYGLILGVVMLFIIAVRIVGEEKMLVEDLEGYSDYQNKVKSRLIPFLW from the coding sequence GTGGATACTGAAAAGAATTATGAGGACTTTACAGTGGATGACGGAAAAAAAGAAATTATAACGCAAACTATTTCTCTTTGTATATGGTTCGCATTTATTCTTTTCCTTTCAGGGAACTGGTTCTGGATTGGAGGCTGGATCTTTGCTCTGTGGTTTATTGGACTTACACTGGCAAGGAATATTTATTTACGCAGCAAAGACCCAGAATTACTTAAAGAAAGATCTATGAAACCGGGAACAGGCAATCAGAAAGGGTGGGATAGATATCTCATGTACATAATTGGAGCGATCTTTATAACATGGTTCTTAATCATGCCCCTGGATGCTCAAAGATTTGCATGGACTACTAACTTTCCAGTATGGCTGCAGGTTGTTGGCGGAATCTTACTTTTAATATCATTCTTTTTCTCATACAGGGCGTATACAGACAACACTTTCTTATCACCTCTAGTCAGGATACAAACAGAACGGAAGCAGAAGGTTGTTTCAACTGGAGTTTATGGATTTGTAAGGCATCCTCTGTATTTAGGAGATGTACTGTTCTTTATAGGGACCCCCCTTCTTTTAGGTTCTAAATATGGACTTATACTTGGCGTGGTGATGCTTTTCATCATTGCAGTGAGGATCGTTGGGGAAGAAAAGATGCTGGTTGAAGATCTGGAAGGATACTCTGACTACCAGAATAAAGTAAAAAGCAGGCTTATTCCATTTTTATGGTAA
- a CDS encoding isoprenylcysteine carboxylmethyltransferase family protein — protein sequence MAAQNNKISTGQMIFSVIWILLLPALFLILAGDWFWIQGWLFNIWYIVLGFSTVIYLYFKDPGLLLERLRKPGTGGEKGWDKYWLFIFLILFMIWFVIMPLDAKRYLWTINFPLWLEVIGGILLLIGFYFTFRALADNPYASAEVRIQTERKQKVVSTGVYGFVRHPMYLGGILYLIGAPLLLGSKYGLLLGILMAIFIVVMIVGEEKALIGELEGYGEYMKRVKYRLIPFIW from the coding sequence ATGGCAGCCCAAAACAATAAGATCAGTACAGGTCAAATGATCTTTTCAGTTATTTGGATTCTTTTACTTCCAGCACTGTTTCTTATTCTTGCTGGAGACTGGTTCTGGATTCAAGGATGGCTTTTTAATATATGGTATATTGTACTGGGTTTTTCAACTGTTATTTATCTATATTTTAAAGACCCAGGATTACTCCTTGAAAGACTTAGAAAGCCTGGAACAGGCGGAGAAAAGGGATGGGATAAATACTGGCTTTTTATATTTTTAATCCTGTTTATGATCTGGTTTGTAATCATGCCTTTAGATGCTAAAAGATATTTATGGACCATTAACTTCCCCTTGTGGCTGGAGGTTATTGGGGGAATCTTATTATTAATTGGGTTTTACTTTACATTTCGGGCTTTGGCTGATAATCCATATGCATCGGCTGAAGTTAGAATACAAACCGAACGGAAGCAGAAAGTTGTTTCAACGGGAGTTTATGGATTTGTAAGGCATCCTATGTACCTTGGGGGAATATTATATTTGATAGGGGCGCCTTTGCTTTTGGGCTCTAAATATGGGCTTTTGCTTGGTATATTAATGGCAATTTTTATTGTGGTAATGATAGTTGGAGAAGAAAAAGCGTTAATTGGAGAATTAGAGGGTTATGGGGAGTATATGAAAAGAGTTAAATATCGGTTGATTCCGTTCATCTGGTGA
- a CDS encoding glycoside hydrolase family 15 protein yields the protein MENKFKDIENYGIIGNLETCALIGSDGSIDWMCLPYLESPSIFAAILDNKRGGHFAIQPVSKFSSFQAYIKETNILQTTFNTPFGMVTITDFMPVNLYDGTKHHRTLYRKVKCIEGHIRLELSFKPRFNYAKDVPDFKLIEGGAICSFEDNELFLNTVVPLKIKEDEITSQFNMRKDMEIWFVLQYNQQDHYSPEYPPDYNKFNEKLDALQEYWQNWTYKCHKICILEDIWHDIIARSGLVLKLLANPESGAIAAAATTSLPECTGGVRNWDYRYAWIRDSAYTIQALFHLEHVQESQDYMRWINSIIKQGTRPSDIHIMYPLHKDEAIEEQMLEYLSGYKQSSPVRIGNAAVNQKQLDIYGELINAIYDTTRYGKDISDKTWEFIKNFVDYICEVWNTKDRGIWEIRGEPRHYVHSKLMCWVAVDRGIKIAKFKKTETSCNWEETKNEIETAILEKGFNKELNSFVQSFDSDAIDATTLLIPRMGLLPYDDPRVQGTIEAVMKNLMTEKGLVYRYKNEDGLPGAEGCFLICSFWLVDSLALSGRLDEAISIFVNVLQLMSPLGLLAEEIDPKTGKLLGNFPQAFSHIGLVNSALYIGIARGRKHKGPKPQGFKHSVPYKKEKFKIKK from the coding sequence ATGGAAAATAAATTCAAAGATATTGAAAATTACGGCATTATAGGAAACCTGGAAACATGCGCCCTTATTGGTAGTGATGGATCTATAGATTGGATGTGTCTCCCCTACCTGGAATCACCTTCAATCTTTGCAGCAATTTTAGATAACAAGCGAGGAGGGCATTTTGCTATTCAGCCTGTTTCAAAATTCAGCTCATTTCAGGCTTATATTAAAGAAACCAATATCCTTCAAACCACATTCAATACCCCCTTTGGAATGGTTACAATAACTGATTTTATGCCCGTCAATCTTTATGACGGGACTAAACACCATAGAACTCTTTATCGGAAAGTTAAGTGCATTGAAGGGCATATACGGCTTGAATTAAGTTTCAAGCCACGCTTTAATTATGCCAAAGATGTCCCTGATTTCAAGTTAATAGAAGGAGGAGCAATATGCAGTTTTGAGGATAATGAGTTATTTTTAAATACAGTTGTTCCACTCAAAATCAAAGAGGATGAAATAACAAGCCAGTTTAACATGAGAAAGGACATGGAAATATGGTTTGTTCTCCAATATAACCAGCAGGATCATTATTCTCCAGAGTATCCTCCAGATTATAATAAGTTTAATGAAAAATTAGATGCCCTGCAGGAATACTGGCAAAACTGGACTTACAAATGCCACAAAATCTGCATCCTTGAAGATATCTGGCATGATATCATTGCTCGCTCTGGTTTAGTACTTAAATTACTTGCAAATCCAGAGAGCGGGGCAATTGCGGCTGCTGCAACAACATCTCTTCCCGAATGTACAGGAGGAGTAAGGAATTGGGATTACCGCTATGCATGGATTAGAGATTCAGCATATACTATACAGGCGCTTTTCCACCTTGAACATGTACAGGAATCCCAGGATTACATGAGATGGATTAACAGCATTATAAAACAGGGCACTCGTCCTTCAGATATCCACATAATGTACCCACTTCATAAAGATGAGGCTATTGAAGAACAGATGCTGGAATATCTTTCAGGTTACAAACAATCAAGCCCGGTTAGGATAGGAAATGCGGCCGTTAATCAAAAACAGCTCGATATTTATGGGGAACTAATAAATGCCATTTATGATACCACCCGTTATGGGAAGGATATTTCAGATAAAACATGGGAATTTATAAAAAATTTTGTTGACTATATCTGCGAAGTCTGGAACACTAAAGACCGAGGGATATGGGAAATAAGGGGTGAACCCCGCCATTATGTGCATTCAAAACTTATGTGCTGGGTAGCTGTTGATCGAGGGATTAAAATAGCAAAATTTAAGAAGACTGAGACTTCCTGCAACTGGGAAGAAACAAAAAATGAGATAGAAACTGCAATACTGGAAAAAGGTTTTAATAAAGAATTAAACAGTTTTGTTCAATCCTTTGATTCGGATGCCATCGATGCAACAACCCTGCTCATTCCAAGAATGGGGCTGCTGCCCTATGACGATCCACGGGTTCAGGGCACCATTGAAGCTGTCATGAAAAATTTAATGACTGAAAAAGGTCTTGTCTACCGCTACAAAAATGAAGACGGGCTTCCCGGAGCTGAAGGCTGCTTTTTAATTTGTTCTTTTTGGCTTGTGGATTCTCTTGCCCTTTCTGGAAGGTTAGATGAAGCAATAAGTATATTTGTTAACGTGCTCCAGTTAATGAGCCCTTTAGGCCTTTTGGCTGAAGAAATAGATCCCAAAACAGGTAAATTGCTCGGAAATTTCCCTCAAGCATTCAGCCATATAGGTCTAGTTAACAGCGCATTATATATAGGAATAGCCAGAGGTAGGAAACATAAAGGGCCTAAACCTCAAGGATTCAAACACAGCGTGCCGTATAAAAAGGAAAAATTCAAAATAAAGAAATAG
- a CDS encoding delta 1-pyrroline-5-carboxylate synthetase — MEWVVKVGGSLFPDDAIEFCKALVGKNTIVICGGGDLANKLREYDVDIKFSDTAAHKTAILCMDILGMLVADKVEGSEAVYSIRDAKKVISDGRLPILLPSRLFEYLDPLEHSWNVTSDSISVYIAWLLKSKILIVTNVDGIYDVDPSTDGAKLLRSINAKKLLNFSETSVDVNLPELLLEYNLDCYVVNGKFPKRAISLIEGKNSKCTFIRGEKKPEVF; from the coding sequence ATGGAATGGGTAGTTAAAGTGGGTGGAAGTTTATTTCCAGATGATGCCATAGAATTTTGTAAAGCACTTGTTGGCAAAAATACAATTGTCATCTGCGGCGGAGGCGATCTTGCAAATAAACTAAGGGAATACGATGTAGATATTAAATTCTCAGATACAGCTGCCCATAAAACTGCTATTTTATGCATGGACATTCTTGGAATGCTTGTTGCAGATAAGGTAGAGGGTTCAGAAGCAGTTTATTCTATTAGAGATGCGAAGAAGGTTATATCTGATGGGAGACTTCCCATATTACTGCCTTCACGATTATTTGAGTATCTTGATCCGCTTGAGCACTCTTGGAATGTAACATCTGATTCCATATCAGTTTATATAGCATGGCTCCTCAAAAGCAAAATATTAATAGTAACAAATGTAGATGGTATATATGATGTCGATCCATCTACAGATGGTGCGAAACTTTTAAGAAGTATAAATGCAAAAAAACTACTGAATTTTAGTGAAACATCAGTTGATGTAAACTTACCTGAGCTTTTACTTGAATATAACTTAGACTGTTATGTTGTTAATGGAAAGTTTCCCAAGAGAGCTATTTCTCTAATTGAAGGTAAGAATTCTAAATGCACGTTTATTCGTGGTGAAAAGAAACCAGAGGTTTTTTAA
- a CDS encoding PsbP-related protein gives MKKYAVLLTAVLAVVVFSSGCVSQGNNTYNFNGISFNYSSNWQEISNIKTQDALVGVGDPDSADKPTNNVNTLVIVQKVPVSSNFTLKQFYDDTYAKYAQDSTFQTISNKTIKVNGLTGYENVHKIMVNGVLKEERVVWLEKNGNAYVILCGALIGDFDGQQSNFNIVINSFKVQ, from the coding sequence ATGAAAAAATATGCAGTTCTTCTAACGGCAGTTTTGGCAGTTGTAGTTTTTTCTTCGGGTTGCGTAAGTCAGGGTAATAATACCTATAATTTTAATGGAATATCTTTTAATTACTCCAGTAACTGGCAGGAAATTTCAAATATTAAGACGCAGGACGCGCTTGTGGGAGTTGGAGATCCAGATTCAGCAGATAAACCAACAAACAATGTAAATACACTTGTAATCGTTCAAAAAGTACCAGTATCTTCTAACTTTACATTAAAACAGTTTTATGATGATACATATGCCAAATATGCTCAGGATTCAACCTTTCAAACTATTTCTAATAAAACTATTAAAGTAAATGGTTTGACTGGTTATGAAAACGTCCACAAAATTATGGTAAATGGGGTTTTAAAGGAAGAAAGAGTTGTTTGGCTTGAAAAAAACGGTAATGCATACGTTATACTCTGTGGGGCATTAATTGGTGACTTTGATGGCCAACAATCAAACTTTAACATAGTAATAAATTCTTTCAAGGTTCAATAA
- a CDS encoding sugar porter family MFS transporter, with product MVKEKNIQFVVIAAAITAIGGMLFGYDTGVISGAILFIRQAFSLSSTAQEIVVSSVLIGAVIGASISGFLADKYGRRIMVIVAAVVFGIGAIFTALTPDVYTLIAGRIVVGIAIGIASFIAPLYIAEVAPVSIRGALVSLNQLAITVGIVISYLVDFAFAPSGGWRWMLGLAVVPSIILGIGMYLMPSSPRWLYSKGRIDKARSVLERIRMTKNVSEEMKEIRASLVCEQECKWSEILDPVVRPALIIGIGLAAFQQLTGINTVIYYAPTILEFAGFQSAAVSILATAGIGMINVIMTVVAISLIDRVGRRPLLLIGLVGMVISLAILGIAFVLPGLSTSLGLLAVISLMVYVGSFAIGLGPVFWLMISEIYPLRIRGRAMSTATIVNWGTNLVVAITFLSLIQLIGTPGTFWLYSIIGIITWVFVYFLVPETKGKSLEEIEMELKAGKRLQEIKNTK from the coding sequence ATGGTTAAGGAGAAAAACATCCAGTTTGTAGTTATAGCCGCAGCAATTACAGCTATTGGAGGAATGTTATTTGGATATGACACTGGAGTAATTTCAGGCGCAATATTATTTATCAGGCAGGCTTTTTCACTTTCAAGTACCGCTCAAGAGATTGTTGTAAGTTCTGTACTCATTGGCGCAGTAATTGGTGCAAGTATAAGTGGATTCCTGGCGGATAAATACGGACGCCGCATAATGGTCATCGTTGCTGCAGTTGTTTTTGGAATAGGTGCCATATTTACTGCACTAACTCCAGATGTGTATACTTTAATTGCAGGTAGAATTGTAGTGGGCATAGCTATTGGAATAGCATCATTTATTGCACCGCTCTATATTGCCGAAGTTGCACCAGTTAGCATCAGAGGTGCACTTGTATCATTAAACCAGCTCGCCATAACAGTAGGTATAGTCATTTCATACCTTGTGGATTTTGCCTTTGCTCCTAGCGGGGGCTGGCGTTGGATGCTTGGGTTAGCTGTAGTCCCCAGTATAATATTGGGAATTGGAATGTACTTAATGCCCTCTAGTCCCCGCTGGCTTTACAGTAAAGGGAGAATTGATAAAGCACGTTCTGTCCTTGAACGTATAAGAATGACCAAAAATGTAAGTGAAGAAATGAAAGAAATTAGAGCGAGTCTAGTCTGTGAACAGGAATGTAAATGGTCAGAAATATTAGATCCAGTAGTCAGACCGGCATTAATAATCGGCATAGGGCTTGCTGCTTTTCAACAGTTAACCGGTATTAACACAGTTATTTATTATGCACCGACAATCCTTGAATTTGCAGGTTTTCAATCGGCTGCTGTTTCAATACTTGCAACTGCAGGGATTGGTATGATAAACGTAATCATGACAGTTGTAGCGATTTCATTAATAGACAGAGTCGGAAGGAGGCCATTACTCTTAATTGGCCTTGTTGGAATGGTAATCAGCCTTGCAATATTAGGGATAGCTTTCGTTTTACCGGGATTATCAACGTCTTTAGGTTTGCTCGCCGTTATAAGTTTAATGGTGTATGTCGGTTCATTTGCCATAGGTTTAGGGCCTGTTTTCTGGTTAATGATTTCAGAAATTTATCCGCTGCGAATAAGGGGCCGTGCCATGAGCACTGCTACAATAGTTAACTGGGGTACTAACTTAGTGGTGGCAATAACATTTTTATCCCTTATTCAACTAATCGGGACCCCCGGCACTTTCTGGCTTTACAGCATAATTGGAATTATTACATGGGTTTTCGTTTATTTCCTTGTACCTGAAACCAAAGGAAAATCTCTTGAAGAAATTGAAATGGAGTTAAAGGCAGGAAAACGCCTTCAAGAAATTAAAAACACAAAATAA
- the pth2 gene encoding aminoacyl-tRNA hydrolase: MKQVMVIRTDLKMGKGKIAAQSCHASLGAFKRADKRKIMKWELGGEKKVVVKVKDLKELYEIYEIVKRSDVPYYLVQDAGRTELPSGTVTCLGIGPDDDEKIDKITHDLKLL; encoded by the coding sequence ATGAAACAGGTCATGGTTATAAGAACAGATTTAAAGATGGGTAAAGGAAAAATTGCAGCCCAATCATGTCATGCAAGTTTAGGTGCCTTCAAGAGGGCGGATAAAAGAAAAATTATGAAATGGGAATTAGGGGGCGAAAAGAAAGTTGTAGTTAAAGTTAAAGACTTAAAGGAACTTTATGAAATATATGAAATAGTAAAGCGCTCTGATGTCCCTTATTATCTTGTTCAGGATGCTGGAAGAACTGAACTGCCAAGCGGTACAGTGACCTGTCTTGGAATTGGCCCTGATGATGATGAAAAGATAGATAAAATAACTCATGATTTGAAACTGCTTTAA
- a CDS encoding elongation factor 1-beta — MGEVVATIKLMPESPEIDLEQLKSDIQTSIPEGAELHKIDEEPIAFGLVALNVMVIVEDQEGGTEKVEENLAKLSGVNSIEVTDTRRLM, encoded by the coding sequence ATGGGAGAAGTAGTAGCAACAATAAAATTAATGCCAGAAAGTCCTGAAATTGATTTAGAACAACTGAAATCAGATATTCAAACATCAATTCCTGAAGGCGCAGAACTTCATAAAATAGACGAAGAACCAATTGCATTTGGTCTTGTAGCCCTCAACGTTATGGTCATTGTAGAAGACCAGGAAGGGGGAACTGAAAAGGTTGAAGAAAACCTCGCTAAACTAAGCGGAGTTAACAGTATAGAAGTTACTGATACTAGAAGATTAATGTAA